From the Photobacterium sp. GJ3 genome, one window contains:
- a CDS encoding ABC-F family ATP-binding cassette domain-containing protein, translated as MSTFLTAQSLTLSYTSSSLFTDLNFTIHHGDKIGLIGHNGCGKSSLLKLLAGQLEASSGRIAKAQSCLMRYVEQYIPHALQTTTVLSALAETLADDALWRAELLLDELGFSPADRHLQVAHCSGGQQMRLLLARAIIHQPDLLLLDEPSNHLDLPALLWLEHFLSNWKGAFVLVSHDQTLLDAVTNSTWIMRDRSLHHYSLPCSAARLALQEKDETDQLRHASEQKEIDRIEKSAKRLAIWGKVYDNENLARKAKTMFARKERLEETQTELSEGAPWSLTLQGESLPANRLLAITPFSVKPATHASPLFEMTEMRVRSGDRIAVLGSNGCGKSTLLNLLYQTYQTSALPAVTFHDRCRLGYYDQSQQQLRDQDALTDALLSFASISREQCKRALISAGFEYARHNQPVASLSGGERARLLFVGLTLARYHLLFLDEPTNHLDLDGKEELGETLNRFEGAALLVSHDRSLIEQSCNRFWLIHDGKITEHLTAEAVYAQMTAQTARHLNQSDPNTVLQSDQPAAPHDHPAQSDEEQLLARLISLETLLDDDLRRRPKHQKPSLQRAWRAEIAQITAQLELS; from the coding sequence ATGAGTACTTTTTTAACTGCACAATCCCTGACACTCTCTTATACATCTTCGTCTTTATTCACGGATCTGAACTTTACGATCCATCACGGCGATAAAATTGGCCTGATTGGCCATAACGGCTGTGGCAAAAGTTCTTTGCTGAAACTCTTAGCTGGCCAACTGGAAGCCAGTTCAGGACGCATTGCCAAAGCCCAGTCCTGCCTGATGCGCTATGTTGAGCAATATATTCCGCATGCCTTGCAAACCACAACCGTGCTCTCCGCCCTGGCCGAGACACTGGCTGATGATGCGCTCTGGCGCGCAGAATTACTGCTGGACGAACTAGGGTTCAGTCCCGCGGATCGGCACCTGCAGGTTGCCCACTGCAGCGGCGGCCAGCAAATGCGTTTATTACTGGCCCGGGCTATCATCCACCAGCCGGATTTATTGCTGCTGGACGAACCGAGTAACCACCTGGATCTCCCTGCTTTGCTCTGGCTGGAGCATTTTCTTTCGAACTGGAAAGGGGCATTTGTGCTCGTCTCTCATGACCAGACATTGCTGGATGCGGTGACCAACAGCACCTGGATCATGCGCGATCGGTCCCTGCATCATTATTCACTTCCCTGCAGTGCGGCCCGGCTGGCGCTGCAAGAGAAAGATGAAACCGACCAGCTTCGGCATGCCAGCGAGCAGAAAGAAATCGACCGGATCGAGAAAAGTGCCAAGCGTCTCGCCATCTGGGGCAAAGTGTACGACAACGAAAATCTGGCCCGGAAAGCGAAAACCATGTTCGCCAGAAAGGAACGATTGGAAGAAACACAAACGGAACTGAGTGAAGGTGCTCCCTGGTCACTCACGCTTCAGGGAGAATCCCTGCCAGCGAACCGACTGCTGGCAATCACGCCTTTTTCAGTCAAACCGGCAACACATGCCAGTCCCTTGTTCGAGATGACTGAAATGCGTGTCCGAAGCGGTGATCGCATCGCGGTGCTCGGCAGCAACGGCTGCGGCAAATCAACCTTGCTCAACCTGTTGTATCAAACGTACCAGACTTCAGCGCTGCCTGCGGTGACATTTCACGATCGCTGCCGATTGGGCTATTACGATCAGTCTCAGCAGCAACTGCGTGATCAGGATGCCCTGACGGATGCATTGCTGTCTTTCGCTTCGATCAGTCGTGAACAGTGTAAACGGGCGCTGATCAGTGCCGGGTTTGAATACGCCAGACACAACCAGCCTGTGGCCTCACTCAGCGGTGGCGAACGGGCCCGGCTGTTATTTGTCGGACTCACACTGGCCCGCTACCACCTGCTGTTTCTGGACGAGCCGACCAATCACCTTGACTTAGACGGCAAAGAAGAGCTCGGGGAAACCCTGAATCGCTTTGAAGGCGCGGCGTTACTGGTCAGCCATGACCGCAGCCTGATTGAGCAAAGCTGTAACCGGTTCTGGTTGATCCACGACGGGAAGATCACGGAGCATCTGACGGCAGAAGCTGTCTATGCGCAAATGACGGCTCAGACGGCCCGGCACCTGAATCAGTCCGATCCCAATACTGTCCTGCAATCGGATCAGCCAGCCGCACCACACGACCATCCGGCGCAAAGTGATGAAGAACAGCTGCTGGCTCGCCTGATTTCGCTGGAAACCCTGCTGGACGATGATCTGAGACGCCGGCCAAAGCATCAGAAGCCGAGTTTGCAACGCGCATGGCGGGCGGAAATCGCCCAAATTACGGCACAGCTTGAACTCAGTTAA
- a CDS encoding GTP-binding protein, producing the protein MTISKPIPTNIITGFLGAGKTTAILSLLARKPADEKWAILINEFGNVGVDGAMLDQQGAIVKEVPGGCMCCVAGLPMSVGINALLAQKPDRLLLEPTGLGHPKEIIHKLTSGSYAAYIDLKATITLVDPRQFSDSLYTDNQNFQDQIALADVLVANKIDACSDYDLLMFEQYADACDPAKQKIAQVEQGQLDLALLNEPRIERKAAHSHHHHHSDDAAPLPGLELAPGETFIRKENHGQGYHSCGWFFSTDLKFDFSQLFTLFSNLNAQRVKAVVNTERGCFAFNVVNRVVSVNELTLEGFESRVEVIDKDLLPWDELEGILLSLAQTA; encoded by the coding sequence ATGACCATCAGCAAACCTATCCCAACCAATATCATCACCGGCTTTCTGGGTGCCGGCAAAACAACCGCGATTCTGTCGCTGCTGGCGCGCAAACCTGCCGATGAAAAATGGGCCATTCTGATCAACGAATTCGGTAACGTTGGCGTTGATGGCGCGATGCTGGATCAGCAAGGTGCCATCGTCAAAGAAGTACCGGGCGGCTGTATGTGCTGTGTCGCCGGATTGCCCATGTCTGTGGGGATCAATGCCCTGCTCGCCCAGAAGCCGGATCGCCTGTTACTGGAACCAACCGGGCTGGGCCATCCGAAAGAAATCATCCATAAACTGACCTCAGGCAGCTACGCGGCCTATATTGACCTGAAAGCAACCATTACGCTGGTTGATCCGCGACAGTTTTCCGACAGCCTGTATACCGACAACCAGAACTTTCAGGATCAAATCGCGCTGGCTGATGTGCTGGTCGCAAACAAAATTGATGCCTGTTCTGATTACGATTTGCTGATGTTTGAGCAATACGCCGACGCGTGCGATCCTGCCAAACAAAAGATTGCACAGGTAGAACAGGGCCAACTGGATCTGGCCTTACTGAATGAACCCCGCATTGAACGTAAGGCGGCTCACAGCCACCACCATCATCATTCGGACGACGCGGCACCACTGCCTGGCCTGGAGCTGGCACCGGGTGAAACCTTCATCCGCAAGGAAAACCATGGTCAGGGCTATCACAGCTGTGGCTGGTTTTTTTCGACGGATCTCAAGTTCGATTTTTCGCAGCTGTTTACCCTCTTCTCCAACCTGAATGCACAACGGGTCAAAGCTGTGGTCAACACTGAACGCGGCTGTTTTGCGTTTAACGTGGTCAACCGGGTCGTCTCCGTCAATGAACTGACGCTGGAAGGATTCGAATCCCGGGTCGAAGTGATCGACAAAGACCTTCTGCCGTGGGACGAACTGGAAGGCATCCTGCTTTCGTTAGCCCAAACGGCCTGA
- a CDS encoding TldD/PmbA family protein, with product MLNPSTAKAVIDHALFLGADFAELFVEHHQSGSVEFNAGDVDKINGGIDFGIGIRLFFGHKVLYGYTNSTEEEELKRVTSLLAAKDSRDQIAQATALNLTRQNDRHPVRQPLSLDANLEAKIAFLRATDQAARAENEKIAQFIGRILQRQQQVEIFNSNGLHIGDTRHYTRIAATAVAQNGSEQSTGFEAPGALTGWEFNTRINPSALGQQVARQAMVKLTADNCPSGEMPVIIGNGFGGVIFHEACGHLLETTSVAKKASVFHDQMGEMIANPVVSAVDDGTMANEWGSINIDDEGMETQRTQLIKDGRLTSFMVDQMGAKKTGFAPTGSGRRESYKYAPTSRMRNTFIEAGDSSLDEMIASVDKGIFAKKMGGGSVQPGTGEFNFAVQEAYLIENGKITRPLKSATLISTGPKVLKEISMVGKDFALAAGMCGSVSGSVPTTVGQPALKVDNILVGGN from the coding sequence ATGCTAAACCCATCCACGGCGAAAGCCGTTATCGACCATGCGCTGTTTCTCGGCGCAGATTTTGCCGAGCTGTTTGTGGAACACCATCAGTCCGGTTCTGTTGAATTCAATGCCGGCGACGTCGACAAAATTAACGGCGGGATCGATTTTGGTATCGGCATCCGCTTATTCTTTGGCCACAAGGTGCTGTACGGTTACACCAACAGCACGGAAGAAGAAGAACTCAAACGCGTCACCAGTCTGCTGGCCGCCAAAGACAGCCGCGACCAGATTGCGCAGGCGACGGCACTGAATCTGACCCGCCAGAATGATCGCCATCCGGTCCGCCAGCCGCTGTCTCTGGATGCCAATCTGGAAGCGAAAATTGCTTTTCTGCGTGCCACCGATCAGGCTGCACGTGCTGAGAACGAGAAAATTGCTCAGTTCATCGGCCGAATTTTGCAGCGTCAGCAACAGGTCGAAATTTTTAACTCCAATGGCCTGCACATCGGCGATACCCGTCATTACACCCGCATTGCCGCGACGGCTGTGGCACAAAATGGCAGTGAACAGTCAACCGGCTTTGAAGCGCCGGGCGCACTGACTGGCTGGGAATTCAACACGCGAATTAACCCGTCCGCGCTGGGTCAGCAAGTTGCCCGGCAGGCCATGGTAAAACTCACTGCAGATAACTGTCCGTCCGGCGAAATGCCCGTAATTATCGGCAATGGTTTTGGTGGTGTGATTTTCCACGAAGCCTGCGGCCACTTACTGGAAACAACTTCGGTTGCCAAAAAGGCATCCGTCTTCCACGACCAGATGGGCGAGATGATTGCCAACCCGGTTGTGAGTGCGGTCGACGATGGCACCATGGCGAACGAATGGGGCTCCATCAACATTGACGATGAAGGCATGGAAACCCAGCGCACCCAGTTGATCAAAGACGGCAGACTCACCAGCTTTATGGTCGATCAAATGGGCGCGAAGAAAACCGGCTTTGCACCCACGGGCTCCGGTCGTCGCGAATCTTATAAGTATGCGCCCACTTCGCGGATGCGAAACACCTTCATTGAAGCCGGTGACAGCAGCCTCGATGAAATGATCGCCAGTGTCGACAAAGGTATCTTCGCCAAGAAAATGGGCGGCGGTTCTGTTCAGCCCGGCACCGGTGAGTTCAACTTTGCTGTGCAGGAAGCGTATCTGATTGAAAACGGTAAAATTACCCGCCCGCTGAAATCAGCCACCCTGATCAGTACCGGACCAAAAGTCCTGAAAGAAATCAGCATGGTCGGCAAAGACTTTGCACTGGCAGCTGGCATGTGCGGCTCGGTGAGTGGCTCTGTGCCAACGACTGTGGGTCAGCCAGCGCTGAAAGTGGATAACATTCTGGTGGGAGGTAACTAA
- a CDS encoding TldD/PmbA family protein has protein sequence MADQHTLQLAMEQVLELASAAGAEADVLASSNHNLSLKANQGELDEYKVTSGQVIGVRVVKDDKVATSYSESLQADSLKLMVEQALQSAQFTKADTHQRIQAANSQLRTEQPEVYQADDTTIEAKIALALSLEQGALDKGAKSVPYNGFGESDSLSMLANTQGSLCVHKERSTYCYAYALIDQEGKQAMHGGMSSGRRFAELDPQYCINHGVETAMALLDGGPVNTGKYAVIFNLSELSSLFGAFGMCLSGQSAMKGINPWRDSLHQSVASPLLTVSDMAYVSGGSAIKAFDSEGFATQDTILIGEGQLQSLLHNSHTASYFNIANTANASRSAKGGLGVSSRHLVIAAGQSSDAEVTAGEYLELVELQGVHSGADAISGDFSFGASGFLCRDGQRIQPVRGITVAGNFYQMIKAIDAVGNQLENDYERDFFAPKIRFSGLSIAGK, from the coding sequence ATGGCCGATCAACACACCCTGCAACTTGCAATGGAACAGGTCCTGGAACTGGCCAGCGCAGCAGGCGCAGAAGCCGATGTGCTGGCCAGCAGCAACCATAACCTGTCACTCAAAGCCAACCAGGGCGAACTGGACGAATACAAGGTCACTTCAGGCCAGGTCATCGGTGTACGCGTTGTCAAAGACGACAAAGTCGCGACCAGTTATTCGGAATCCCTTCAGGCAGACAGTCTGAAACTCATGGTGGAGCAAGCACTGCAAAGCGCACAATTCACCAAAGCTGATACGCATCAGCGGATTCAGGCAGCAAACAGCCAGTTGCGTACCGAGCAGCCTGAAGTGTATCAGGCCGATGACACGACCATTGAAGCCAAAATCGCTCTGGCGCTGTCTTTAGAACAGGGTGCGCTGGATAAAGGCGCGAAAAGTGTGCCTTACAATGGCTTCGGGGAATCCGACAGCCTGAGCATGCTGGCCAATACTCAGGGCAGTCTGTGCGTACACAAGGAACGTTCCACTTATTGCTATGCTTACGCGCTGATTGATCAGGAGGGCAAGCAGGCGATGCATGGTGGTATGTCTTCCGGACGCCGTTTCGCCGAGTTGGATCCGCAATACTGCATCAATCACGGTGTTGAAACCGCGATGGCGCTGCTCGACGGCGGACCGGTGAATACCGGCAAGTACGCGGTGATTTTCAACCTGAGCGAACTCAGCAGCCTGTTCGGTGCGTTTGGCATGTGTCTGTCCGGCCAGTCGGCGATGAAAGGCATCAACCCGTGGCGGGATTCGCTGCATCAATCCGTTGCCAGCCCGCTGCTGACCGTCAGCGATATGGCTTATGTGTCAGGCGGATCCGCCATCAAGGCATTCGACAGCGAAGGTTTTGCCACTCAGGATACGATTCTGATTGGTGAAGGTCAGTTGCAAAGCCTGCTACACAACAGCCACACCGCCAGCTACTTCAACATTGCCAATACCGCAAATGCCTCGCGCTCTGCGAAAGGCGGACTGGGTGTCTCTTCCCGCCATCTGGTGATTGCAGCAGGTCAGAGTTCAGATGCTGAAGTGACTGCTGGCGAGTATCTGGAGCTGGTCGAGCTGCAAGGCGTCCATTCCGGTGCAGATGCGATCAGTGGTGATTTCTCATTCGGGGCCAGCGGATTCCTGTGCCGGGATGGACAGCGCATCCAGCCCGTTCGCGGCATTACGGTCGCCGGTAATTTCTATCAGATGATCAAAGCGATTGATGCGGTCGGAAATCAGCTTGAAAATGACTACGAGCGCGATTTCTTCGCACCCAAAATTCGTTTCAGCGGATTGAGTATTGCGGGTAAATAA
- a CDS encoding LysE family translocator: MLETTQILAYMSALMLAAAIPGPGMTALVAHSVRGGAVTGFTMLSGLILGDLIYLSFAVFGLAVVAHSYGGLFTAVSWCASLYLAWLSWQFWNHNPEAINIDKQTNKRELTAAWLSGLTITLGNPKTIAFYLAILPLVITLDTVSFQTWGLLLVPLTVLVLVFVGAVFIVGALKIRRFLASSQAQTWLFKGAGVIMFLAAVSMAARMV, encoded by the coding sequence ATGTTAGAGACAACGCAAATCCTGGCATACATGTCAGCGCTGATGCTGGCGGCAGCGATCCCTGGCCCCGGCATGACAGCCTTGGTAGCGCACAGCGTACGTGGCGGTGCGGTGACCGGATTTACCATGCTCAGCGGGTTAATTCTGGGGGATTTAATTTACCTGTCTTTTGCCGTGTTTGGCCTTGCTGTTGTTGCCCATAGTTACGGCGGGTTGTTCACTGCAGTCAGTTGGTGTGCCTCTCTCTATCTAGCGTGGTTATCCTGGCAATTCTGGAATCACAATCCGGAAGCCATCAATATAGATAAACAGACGAACAAGCGGGAATTGACGGCAGCCTGGCTATCCGGCTTAACGATTACTCTGGGTAACCCGAAAACCATCGCTTTCTACCTGGCCATTCTGCCGCTGGTTATCACGTTGGACACGGTGTCTTTCCAAACCTGGGGGCTGCTTTTAGTGCCGCTGACTGTATTGGTTCTTGTCTTTGTCGGCGCGGTATTTATTGTTGGTGCGCTGAAAATCCGGCGTTTTCTCGCCAGCTCTCAGGCACAGACCTGGCTGTTTAAGGGGGCGGGAGTCATTATGTTTTTGGCCGCTGTCAGTATGGCGGCACGCATGGTCTGA
- a CDS encoding ornithine cyclodeaminase family protein, whose translation MQFFDRASVESALPLSLCLELCGTAFALQSAGQVQQSLRDLIRSDDGRIMGNMPAFISEGRYEGFGVKSVLVDFTRASDRQSHEGCVLLYDSKVNHGMVSVDAGIITELRTAAASAWATHLLAPESASKLAILGTGVQARRHLQAMLNIRPIQEVTVWSRAHEHAEQFAKWCRQETGILVRVAATPAQAVQNAEIVCTVTASRAPILYPHMLPECCHINAVGASALGFQELSPDMYAVTDWFLDGRDAAWNASQCLREAREKGVIALDQAGKEIGEIHVDGGWKSSHQRTLFKSVGLAVLDLVFAREVVHRHRELNQPERRDMQRSETA comes from the coding sequence ATGCAATTTTTTGATCGGGCGTCAGTTGAAAGTGCATTACCTTTATCTTTATGTCTGGAGTTATGCGGGACGGCTTTTGCGTTACAAAGTGCGGGGCAGGTGCAGCAATCGCTTCGTGATCTCATTCGTTCAGATGACGGCCGGATCATGGGTAATATGCCTGCGTTTATCTCAGAAGGCCGATACGAAGGTTTTGGTGTGAAATCCGTTCTGGTGGATTTCACACGTGCGTCGGACCGGCAGTCACATGAAGGTTGTGTGTTGCTTTATGATTCGAAAGTTAATCACGGCATGGTAAGTGTGGATGCAGGAATCATCACTGAACTTCGGACGGCTGCCGCTTCAGCTTGGGCAACTCACTTGCTGGCTCCGGAATCAGCCAGCAAGCTGGCGATTTTAGGGACTGGTGTACAGGCCAGACGTCATTTGCAAGCCATGCTGAATATCCGGCCGATTCAAGAAGTCACAGTCTGGAGCCGGGCTCATGAACATGCGGAGCAGTTTGCCAAGTGGTGTCGGCAAGAGACCGGTATATTGGTCCGTGTTGCAGCCACGCCTGCACAGGCTGTTCAGAATGCTGAGATTGTGTGCACTGTGACAGCTTCCAGAGCACCTATTCTATATCCGCATATGTTGCCTGAATGCTGTCACATCAATGCTGTGGGGGCCTCTGCACTCGGGTTTCAGGAGTTGAGTCCGGATATGTATGCCGTCACCGATTGGTTTCTTGATGGCCGTGATGCGGCGTGGAACGCATCTCAATGCCTGAGAGAAGCCAGAGAAAAAGGCGTAATTGCATTGGACCAGGCAGGTAAAGAAATTGGTGAAATTCATGTTGATGGTGGCTGGAAATCATCTCATCAGAGAACGCTGTTTAAATCGGTGGGACTTGCGGTGCTTGATTTGGTTTTTGCCCGAGAGGTAGTGCACCGACATCGTGAATTAAATCAGCCAGAAAGGCGCGATATGCAGAGATCTGAAACTGCATAA
- a CDS encoding carboxymuconolactone decarboxylase family protein, giving the protein MIELEMHTVQSAPEDSRKLLQSSIDNFGWIPNQSAYMAESPALLSSYQYAHERFSDCSLSDEEKAVVWITTGLLNQCRYTVQAHRWIALKQGVSVDTLTQLETNPDSLPEKLRAIHRFTQVVAKAQGIIPQSAAMDFLRAGYTKQNMLDIILGVSQKTMSTLLNSLAGSQIEPEFMNVS; this is encoded by the coding sequence ATGATTGAATTAGAAATGCATACGGTTCAGAGCGCACCAGAGGACAGTCGAAAATTATTGCAAAGCTCTATTGATAATTTTGGCTGGATTCCAAATCAGAGTGCTTATATGGCAGAGTCTCCGGCACTTCTTTCATCTTATCAATATGCGCATGAGCGATTTTCAGACTGTTCACTTTCTGATGAAGAAAAAGCTGTGGTCTGGATAACAACAGGGTTGCTGAATCAGTGCCGTTATACCGTTCAGGCGCATCGTTGGATTGCCTTGAAGCAAGGTGTTTCTGTTGACACATTAACTCAGTTGGAAACGAATCCTGATTCTTTGCCGGAAAAGCTGCGGGCTATTCACCGTTTTACTCAAGTAGTGGCGAAGGCTCAGGGTATCATCCCGCAGTCGGCAGCAATGGATTTTCTGCGGGCAGGTTATACCAAACAGAACATGTTGGATATCATTTTAGGTGTATCTCAGAAAACGATGTCTACGCTGTTGAACAGCCTGGCCGGGTCACAGATCGAACCGGAATTTATGAACGTGTCCTGA
- a CDS encoding branched-chain amino acid transaminase: MTAQLEQETVSAHHQWVWMDGNMVSAEEASISVTTQAFNYGTAVFEGIRAYRDNRSGQLNVFRLGDHVERLLNSARLLMIHDLPSRQAIENSILELLVKNEANQDCYIRPVAFKKNLLPKMGFGVKLSGISTGFSVNSLNMPSRQSVQGISCSVSAWRRVPDTAMPVRAKITGSYVNSALAMEAAMNGGHDDAIMLNIHGCVSEATTSNIFMVKNERLITPPLHAHILDGITRNTVIQLAGTYLNCDIEERDILPSELYAADECFLTGTGREITPVRKIDQYELNSDQECSLTLKLKSLYMKAVRGEMNDVGHWLTAVGSRDI; this comes from the coding sequence ATGACAGCTCAGTTGGAACAAGAAACAGTTTCTGCGCATCATCAATGGGTCTGGATGGATGGAAACATGGTTTCTGCTGAAGAGGCTTCCATATCAGTCACGACGCAGGCTTTCAATTATGGGACAGCTGTTTTTGAAGGTATCAGGGCGTACCGTGACAACCGCAGCGGACAACTGAATGTTTTCAGGTTGGGCGATCATGTTGAGCGGCTTTTGAATTCAGCCCGGTTACTGATGATTCATGATTTGCCGTCCCGGCAGGCGATAGAAAACAGCATTCTTGAACTTCTGGTGAAGAATGAGGCAAATCAGGATTGTTATATACGTCCGGTTGCATTTAAGAAAAACTTGCTACCGAAGATGGGGTTTGGAGTGAAACTTTCAGGTATAAGTACCGGGTTTTCAGTAAACAGCCTGAATATGCCTTCCCGGCAATCGGTTCAGGGAATTTCCTGCTCCGTTTCGGCGTGGCGGCGGGTGCCGGATACAGCGATGCCTGTTCGCGCAAAGATTACTGGCAGCTATGTGAATTCGGCATTAGCGATGGAGGCCGCAATGAATGGGGGGCATGATGATGCCATCATGTTAAATATTCATGGGTGTGTCTCGGAAGCGACAACATCGAATATTTTTATGGTAAAAAATGAACGGTTGATTACACCGCCGCTGCATGCTCATATTCTGGATGGCATCACCCGGAATACAGTGATTCAACTGGCTGGTACTTATTTAAATTGTGACATTGAAGAGCGGGATATTTTACCTTCTGAGTTGTACGCTGCGGATGAATGTTTTCTCACTGGTACAGGAAGGGAAATAACGCCCGTGAGAAAAATTGATCAGTACGAATTGAACAGTGACCAGGAATGCAGCTTAACCTTAAAACTGAAATCACTTTATATGAAGGCGGTCAGAGGTGAGATGAATGATGTTGGTCATTGGCTTACAGCGGTAGGCTCTCGTGATATTTAA
- a CDS encoding phenylacetate--CoA ligase family protein, producing MYAIFKDDLMNQARDVFQLHQRFENNDLSAEQLNAQQLSQLKHVLGYVTNYSPFYKKHLSGLTETDIHQMALEAIQRLPFTTKQDLREQGAAMASAPLYRSWVYYETTGTTGSPTPCPRNEIDSIHNNTPLIIRYKEIFRQHGEHHIVGVMGPTELHSTGDTFEDVMRSLGHSVVKMWPRSPVVGMERVMKLISELQLTALVCTPAVAINLARYMRDAGISPADTSVRLILTLGELTTPALLRNIGEVWGAKIYNCMYASQESSILAVCNQESELCTVPLNNFYEVIHPETDKPIPLTGTSVIGELVITNLYQGQKPLIRYRTGDMVRAIPQPNGALKIIPIGRVRDVLLLDGIQYCAWDIESALLDQLSGCLDYAIRITREDGKDMLHVTVELLDDAVQASTILNPVRRHMQEKLNGVQIQIEIGKTSALTGTSAMVSWKAARLHDLRPDGDNDDRNAALALLNRGFE from the coding sequence ATGTACGCGATTTTTAAAGATGATTTAATGAATCAAGCCCGGGATGTGTTTCAGCTTCATCAGCGGTTTGAAAATAATGATCTTTCAGCTGAACAATTAAATGCGCAGCAGCTTTCTCAACTGAAGCATGTACTAGGCTATGTAACCAATTATTCCCCTTTTTATAAAAAGCACCTTTCCGGGCTGACGGAAACGGATATTCATCAGATGGCGCTTGAAGCCATCCAGCGGTTACCCTTTACGACGAAGCAGGATCTTCGTGAACAAGGCGCAGCTATGGCTTCGGCACCGCTGTATCGAAGCTGGGTTTATTATGAAACCACCGGGACGACAGGTTCTCCGACGCCATGCCCGAGAAATGAAATTGATTCAATTCATAACAACACCCCCTTAATTATCCGTTACAAAGAGATTTTCCGGCAGCATGGCGAGCATCATATTGTGGGTGTGATGGGGCCGACAGAGCTTCACTCAACCGGAGATACCTTTGAAGATGTTATGCGAAGTCTTGGCCACAGTGTGGTGAAAATGTGGCCTCGTTCACCGGTTGTTGGTATGGAAAGAGTGATGAAGCTGATCAGTGAACTTCAACTGACGGCATTAGTCTGTACACCGGCAGTTGCTATAAATCTGGCCAGATATATGAGAGATGCAGGTATTTCTCCTGCAGACACCAGTGTTCGCCTGATTTTGACTTTAGGTGAATTAACTACGCCTGCCTTGTTGCGAAATATCGGTGAAGTCTGGGGTGCAAAGATTTATAACTGTATGTATGCCTCGCAGGAATCTTCAATTCTGGCTGTCTGTAATCAAGAAAGTGAGCTCTGCACGGTACCTCTTAATAACTTTTATGAAGTGATTCATCCGGAAACTGACAAACCGATACCACTTACCGGAACCTCTGTGATCGGTGAGTTAGTCATCACAAATCTGTATCAGGGTCAAAAGCCACTTATCCGCTATCGTACCGGAGATATGGTACGGGCAATACCTCAGCCAAATGGTGCTTTAAAAATCATTCCGATTGGCCGGGTAAGAGATGTGTTGCTGTTAGATGGCATTCAATATTGTGCCTGGGATATTGAATCAGCCTTGTTGGATCAGCTTTCAGGCTGTCTGGACTATGCAATCAGGATTACCCGTGAAGACGGGAAAGATATGCTTCATGTCACAGTGGAACTGCTGGATGATGCAGTGCAGGCTTCGACAATACTCAATCCAGTCCGCCGGCATATGCAGGAAAAACTGAACGGGGTGCAGATTCAGATAGAGATTGGCAAAACCAGTGCACTTACAGGTACGTCAGCCATGGTGAGCTGGAAAGCTGCCAGATTGCATGACCTGAGGCCGGATGGTGACAACGATGATCGGAATGCGGCTCTGGCGTTGCTCAACCGGGGATTCGAATAA
- a CDS encoding DUF2000 domain-containing protein, producing MEFDASKHKCTIVIDNDLPTGLAVNAASVIGISFGKNIKNLVGPDMKSINDFSYPGVIYTPLPILKARGYYLHELHQIGEKDEDIYVMPFSSLAQSCKTYDEYGERISSVNSENIELVAIGLIGPRKKIQKLTGNLSLFT from the coding sequence ATGGAATTTGATGCAAGCAAACATAAATGCACGATTGTTATTGATAATGACTTACCAACTGGTCTTGCGGTCAATGCGGCCAGTGTGATTGGGATTAGCTTTGGAAAAAACATAAAAAACCTAGTTGGTCCGGATATGAAAAGTATTAATGATTTCTCTTACCCGGGCGTCATTTATACTCCGTTGCCAATTTTGAAAGCCAGAGGTTATTACCTGCATGAGTTGCATCAGATTGGTGAAAAGGATGAGGATATTTATGTCATGCCGTTCAGTTCCTTAGCTCAATCCTGTAAAACGTATGATGAATATGGTGAGAGAATTTCAAGTGTAAATAGTGAAAACATAGAATTGGTTGCTATTGGTTTGATTGGCCCACGAAAGAAAATTCAGAAACTGACTGGAAACCTGTCACTCTTTACATAA